Proteins co-encoded in one Arachis hypogaea cultivar Tifrunner chromosome 13, arahy.Tifrunner.gnm2.J5K5, whole genome shotgun sequence genomic window:
- the LOC140177644 gene encoding uncharacterized protein, which produces MKLCMDRSASLHNESGEASVLGPELISETTENIKKIRARILTTQNRQKSYADQRRKPLEFEVGEHVLLRVTPKNGIGRAIKTKKWNLRYIGPFEILRRFGPVAYQVALPPHLSNLHDVFHVSRLYKYTSDAAHMLEPESVELRESLTFQVTPVRISDTNVKELRGKEVSLAKDAWKRARVEEHT; this is translated from the coding sequence atgaagCTTTGTATGGACAGAAGTGCCAGTCTCCACAATGAGTCTGGTGAAGCAAGTGTTTTGGGTCCTGAGTTGATATCGGAGACTACTGAGAACATTAAGAAGATTCGTGCAAGGATTCTAACTACTCAGAATCGACAGAAGAGTTATGCAGACCAGAGAAGAAAACCGTTAGAGTTTGAAGTGGGAGAACATGTACTTCTGAGAGTTACACCGAAAAATGGGATTGGAAGAGCAATCAAGACCAAGAAGTGGAATCTAAGATATATAGGACCGTTCGAGATTCTAAGGCGAttcgggccggtggcgtatcaagtAGCTTTACCACCCCAtctgtctaacttgcatgacgtattccacgtgtcacGACTCTACAAGTACACGTCGGATGCGGCTCATATGTTAGAGCCTGAGTCGGTCGAGTTGAGAGAGAGCTTGACTTTCCAAGTGACACCAGTGAGAATCAGTGACACCAATGTAAAGGAGCTACGAGGGAAGGAAGTTTCATTGGCTAAGGATGCTTGGAAAAGAGCTAGAGTCGAAGAACATACTTAG